One Pan paniscus chromosome 16, NHGRI_mPanPan1-v2.0_pri, whole genome shotgun sequence DNA segment encodes these proteins:
- the LOC100992693 gene encoding WASP homolog-associated protein with actin, membranes and microtubules, whose product MENKQLYSLEGWAPVRQGLFADPERHRLRFLVAWNGAESKFAVTYHDRTAQEQQRRKGARLGLEPKPKAAVSPPSCRVPAQLPCPRPAAVSPPSCRVPAQLPCPRPAAVSPPSWAGRLSAAGFRGARRQLAALWPPLKRCFPQLDVGGGGAWSLGLGLWALLWQARAGPGEAALQELCGQLERYLGAAAHGCGGATVRHALFAAKGRAADCESTREFRERALRA is encoded by the coding sequence ATGGAGAACAAGCAGCTCTACAGTTTGGAGGGCTGGGCGCCGGTCCGGCAGGGCCTCTTCGCCGATCCCGAGAGGCACCGGCTGCGCTTCCTGGTGGCTTGGAATGGCGCGGAGAGCAAGTTCGCCGTGACTTATCACGACCGCACCGCGCAGGAGCAGCAGCGGCGCAAGGGGGCCCGGCTGGGGCTGGAGCCCAAACCCAAGGCCGCCGTGTCCCCGCCCAGCTGCCGTGTCCCCGCCCAGCTGCCGTGTCCCCGCCCAGCTGCCGTGTCCCCGCCCAGCTGCCGTGTCCCCGCCCAGCTGCCGTGTCCCCGCCCAGCTGCCGTGTCCCCGCCCAGCTGGGCCGGCCGGCTCTCGGCCGCGGGGTTCCGCGGCGCGCGCCGGCAGCTAGCGGCGCTGTGGCCGCCTCTGAAACGCTGCTTCCCGCAGCTGGACGTGGGCGGCGGCGGGGCCTGGAGTCTGGGGCTCGGGTTGTGGGCGCTGCTCTGGCAGGCGCGCGCGGGCCCCGGCGAGGCGGCGCTGCAGGAGCTTTGCGGGCAGCTGGAGCGCTACCTGGGCGCGGCGGCCCACGGCTGTGGCGGCGCCACCGTGCGCCACGCTCTCTTCGCGGCTAAGGGTCGCGCGGCTGACTGCGAGAGCACGCGCGAGTTTCGGGAGCGGGCCCTGCGCGCCTGA